A genomic window from Salvelinus sp. IW2-2015 linkage group LG13, ASM291031v2, whole genome shotgun sequence includes:
- the LOC111971198 gene encoding uridine-cytidine kinase 2-A, translated as MAGDSETRVDSQAENENAIRQPFIIGVAGGTASGKSSVCGKIMELLGQNKIDHHQRQVAILSQDSFYRVLTPDQKAKALKGQFNFDHPDAFDNELIVKTLWDILEGQTVQIPVYDFVTHSRKEEAVTVYPADVVLFEGILMFYSQEIRDLFQMKLFVDTDADTRLSRRVLRDISERGRDLEQVLTQYITFVKPAFEEFCLPTKKCADVIIPRGADNLVAINLIVQHIQDILNGGLTKRLNGSLNGYGTPRKRQVSESSSRPH; from the exons ATGGCAGGCGACAGCGAGACAAGGGTGGACAGTCAAGCCGAAAACGAGAATGCTATTCGGCAACCTTTCATCATCGGGGTAGCCGGAGGGACTGCCAGCGGCAAG TCGTCTGTCTGCGGTAAGATCATGGAGCTGCTTGGCCAGAACAAGATTGACCATCACCAGCGCCAGGTGGCCATTCTCAGCCAAGACAGCTTCTACAGGGTCCTCACACCGGACCAGAAGGCCAAAGCACTGAAGGGACAGTTCAACTTCGACCACCCAG atgCATTTGACAATGAGCTCATCGTCAAAACGTTGTGGGACATTTTGGAGGGCCAAACAGTGCAGATCCCAGTGTATGACTTTGTCACCCATTCCAG GAAGGAAGAGGCGGTGACGGTGTACCCAGCAGATGTGGTGCTGTTCGAGGGCATCCTGATGTTCTACTCCCAGGAGATCCGGGACCTGTTCCAGATGAAGCTGTTTGTGGACACAGACGCAGACACACGGCTCTCACGCAGGG TGCTCCGAGACATCAGCGAGCGAGGAAGGGACCTGGAGCAGGTGCTAACGCAATACATAACCTTTGTTAAGCCAGCCTTTGAAGAGTTCTGTCTGCCA ACCAAGAAGTGTGCTGACGTGATCATTCCCAGAGGAGCAGATAATCTTG TTGCTATAAACCTTATAGTTCAGCACATCCAGGACATTCTGAACGGTGGTCTGACCAAACGCCTGAACGGCAGCCTTAACGGTTACGGAACTCCCCGGAAACGGCAGGTGTCAGAGTCCAGCAGTCGGCCCCACTAA